The following are encoded in a window of Streptomyces sp. Go-475 genomic DNA:
- a CDS encoding glutamate ABC transporter substrate-binding protein — MRSTLRGWGGVTAMAVVCALVALIALCLPRTAVTADGRSAAPATHTGQATRTQAEEDCGSPEKQTLTPSAADGDTIKAIKNRKGEKRKLIVGVDQNSYRWGYRNPNSGKTAELEGFDIDLVHRIAEDILGDPDAVQFKAIPTNQRIPAIKDGRVDMVVRTMTINCERIKDVAFSAPYFKTGQQVLAPKSSPVKGYDDTLAHRRICTAAGSTAYSTLEEDQKDGELPSTTDISTTVPNQLDCLVRLQLGEVDAVVTDGALAASQAAQDPTVQLKGDAFTAEYYGVAMKKDADDLVRRVNQILVDYRRDTANGWQASYDRWLSATLGKDARKSEPPAPQYLRTT; from the coding sequence ATGCGCAGCACGCTCAGGGGCTGGGGCGGAGTGACCGCGATGGCAGTCGTCTGCGCCCTGGTGGCGTTGATCGCCCTGTGCCTCCCCCGAACCGCCGTCACCGCGGACGGCCGCTCCGCCGCCCCGGCCACCCACACCGGCCAGGCCACCCGGACCCAGGCGGAGGAGGACTGCGGCTCCCCGGAGAAGCAGACCCTCACCCCGTCCGCCGCGGACGGCGACACCATCAAGGCGATCAAGAACCGCAAGGGCGAGAAGCGCAAGCTGATCGTCGGCGTCGACCAGAACAGCTACCGCTGGGGCTACCGCAACCCCAACAGCGGCAAGACCGCGGAGCTCGAGGGCTTCGACATCGACCTGGTCCACCGCATCGCCGAGGACATCCTCGGCGACCCGGACGCCGTCCAGTTCAAGGCGATCCCGACGAACCAGCGCATCCCGGCGATCAAGGACGGCCGCGTGGACATGGTCGTCCGCACGATGACGATCAACTGCGAGCGCATCAAGGACGTCGCCTTCTCCGCGCCCTACTTCAAGACGGGCCAGCAGGTCCTGGCCCCCAAGTCCTCACCCGTCAAGGGCTACGACGACACGCTCGCGCACCGCAGGATCTGCACGGCGGCGGGCTCCACGGCGTACTCGACGCTGGAGGAGGACCAGAAGGACGGCGAACTCCCCTCCACCACCGACATCTCCACGACCGTCCCGAACCAACTCGACTGCCTGGTGCGGCTCCAGCTCGGTGAGGTCGACGCGGTGGTGACCGACGGCGCGCTCGCCGCGAGCCAGGCGGCACAGGATCCCACGGTCCAGCTCAAGGGTGACGCCTTCACTGCCGAGTACTACGGCGTGGCGATGAAGAAGGACGCCGACGATCTGGTACGCCGGGTCAACCAGATCCTGGTGGACTACCGCAGGGACACGGCGAACGGCTGGCAGGCGTCGTACGACAGATGGCTGTCGGCAACACTGGGCAAGGATGCGAGGAAGTCGGAACCCCCGGCACCGCAGTACCTCCGCACGACCTGA